The nucleotide window AAATTGACTAAAGAGCAAACATCCTAGAGTTTACGTCTTTCATTGAATGATAAGTGTTGtaatttatttttgttgtaatTAGAACATACTATCAAAAAGCTATTGGTTCAATTGAAAAAGTGCCCGTTTTACATTCGGACACGACTAAGATTCAATTATTTGAGTTTCAAATTGATGGTGACTTTTGTGGATGTGCCTCAACATTCTTTTCCCCTTAAATAAATGTATGGCTTTCATTAGATTCTCGGTCTGTGGCTTTAAACTGTTAAAATGCATAAATGCAATAGGACTTGTGCAGGAGTCTGTAAAGATGCTTAGTAAAAAATGTCTTCTTGTAAGATGATTATAGAATTTTGATCAATTCGACGTttcaacacccccccccccccccccgaaattATACATGGATACAAACGGTAACGCTGACGGCAAACGAACCAATTCTGGTGTTAGTGCTCTAGCTTTtttgaaaggaaaagaaagaatgTCAAAGGACCAAACTTTTTTGGGTCCGGCGACAATGGTCCAATCCAAAAGACCAAAGGCATAGAATaaaggcgagttggggaggttgatgGGTTTGGAAACTTGGGAACGAAGAAAATTGGCAAAAAAGACTGAGTGTGAATATCTAAATAAGGTCTCTCTACTAAATGCTCAAACACTAGTGGAAGCCGGGAGATTGGTAGGAGGGCTGGTCTTAGTCGAATGTCCCCAAAATTGATTATATTTAAAGAATGGCTCCCAGACTCGCACATAGCTTTTAATGGATTTTTCTACCTGATTAAATTGTTTTTGCTCTTTTTATGATTTCTCCACCAAATTGATAGAGTTGAAGCTATTATTACTCTACCTATATATTAAATTGTTCATTGAAATCTACCCGATTATCATACTTTCTCTTTAAGAATTTTTCTAGAGGGTTGTTAAAGTTAGTGTTATATTTACTCTACCTATCCACTAACTTGTTCATTGAAGTCGGTGACATACTTTTTTTGGTATGTTTTAACAAAATATTCTTCGAATTTACAATTTCAATTTCGATCAAACCACCCTAAATCTGCtccaaatgatctcaaatttAAAACAAAGCTGCCAAATAccagcacaaacaatctcccagTCACCAATTTAGTCAAATAACACCAAATCAAAAAGACCCACTTTATCTTCTTCAACACTTTTTAAGGTTCAATAATGGGGTTTTGGGATTTTTACCGTAAATCATCAAATTTGTGTTTGAACTAAAAATTTAAGCATAAATTATCAACATTCAAATGATTTTACAATAATCCATCAATAAATTCTACTTTTCATCACCAAACAAGGATTTCAagctttaaaaattgaaaaattatggTGTGCATATAAAAAACGAAGATATTATGCGAAGGCCGTGGACTTTCCGTCAAGAGCAGTCCCTTTTGGGCCGTGCAAATTTTTGGTGGAAGCCCCTGTTTACTATTCAGTTAAGTTTCTTTTAAATAGCTGAAAAACCTGACTCGATTTGCTTAATGAAGTGGACCGAGCGTCTGGCTCGGCCCAATTAGGAGAAAAATGGGCCACTACACATCTCTCAGATCCATCATCCTCATCCATATTGTTTGCATGTAACTATGAACTACCAGAATACAATCGACTTAGGAACTGTTTTCTTTGAGAGTTGCTGTAgaaatgtatttttcatgcatatgTTATCAGCCAAGGCTATCTGTTTCAGTAATGCATGACACTTGCTTCCTTGGCTGGTTGCAACCCCAATAGAGGcaagagaaagggaaaaagagaaaatacattacGATATCTCCAACATCTGCACTCGAAAAGAGCTCATCATATCATGAGTGGTAAGGGAACTGCAAGTTCCATTCAGAATCTGCAAGTCATTAGTCCATCACAGCTACAGTAGGATATATTTATCAAGTCATAGTACCACAATAAGCAAAACCTAGAACATGCCAAGTTATAGGCCCTTATCTGTAGGCCGAGTAATTATGCATAAAGACACATTGAGAACTCGGGAAATAACATATGCACAAAAATCTACATCTTCAAACATTTTTCTTAATCAGGTTATTCACAAAAAATCTACATCTTCATGCGTTTTACTTAATCAAGTCATCAAGGTGTCGATCCATGACCATCGAAACAGATTGCAAGAATGCTGCCTCACTTGTTTCTGGGAGCACACCCTCTTGTGCTTCTTCAACTATCTGCTCAATGACAGATTCCTTCTTTAGTGTCTCCCTACACATAATTCTTCCAATAGCAAAAGGTGTTAGCCCTCTTTTTGCACCTTTCTTCAGAAGCATAGTTGAGATACGAAGTACGCGTGCACATGCAGGGGATAGGGTCCAGCCATGAAACTTCAGAAGTTCAATGTCTTTCTCGGTATCAAGAGAGTTTATGTAAGCAATTGTTTCGGCAGAGTAAGGTTGTTGTGCTTGAGGCCAGTACAGCCAGTCAAAAGTACAGTCTTCAAACTGCAGCGGGAAAGGCAAAAAGGAGAGGATgggaaaatgagaacaaaatcACTACCAGAAAAGATGAAATGCAGAGCATATGGACATTTTCTGGATTAATGCAATCACATTCCATAAGCCGATAGGTAACACAAGAAGCATACTAGTAATAGATCAGTACCCACAATCACAACTCAATTCTTCCCCCATCACATTTGGTCtgcttccaaagaacatcagacATATTTAAACAGAATTCCTGCATAGATGCTTGCCACTAGACCAAGAAACCTAAGCAGCCCTCGAGCAAACTTATAATTTGGTTATGACTGAATCAACACCTAGCATACCATGATCTAGAGTGAACAAGCAAGGTGGCGCATACCAGGGATTTCCTGTGACACACTCTGAACCTATATCATAGTCCTCATAGAACAAACTCTATGTTAAAACCTATCAAGAAAATATATACATCACCACAGAAGTCATAAAGAAGCCTGAAATAGATCCAGTAAAGGAATCAGCAGATAAGTTAATTAATACCCACATCATCATTGGGTAGATCTTGAGAAGCCAGGATAtttacaacaacaaaaacatattCCAACTTGCCAAATTTTGGGAAATAAAGAAAAGCTTTACGCATATGCCATCCAggattattatgtgcttctattgaTAAATCCAAGGATGCTGAGTCAAGACACTTACATTTTCAGGCAAGCAGTAGCCATGATCAATTGGAATAAGCACAAGCTGACCATCCTTATCATCTTTCTGAACCAAAATGTTTCCCGCGTGCCTATCTGCATTCGCCAACCTTATGTCCAGCACTGAGATCCTGTGTACATCATCAACAGGAAAAGCACGAGGACCAAGATCCTCACAACTTCCACAGTTTTTCATGAACATCTGCAGCGACCCAATCTTAAGACGCTTGGATGAatattcacaaccttctacatAATTGAAACCGGTATGGAGACACTTGACCATAATTGTGGGAGGAACTCCAGCAAAACCCTTCTCATCGCTACAAGTTGAGCGAGGTCCCGACTTGGGATGATCCAAAATGTATGCTGCAACCTCCCTTAATGCTCCTTCTCCTACACGTGTGCCCTTCTTCAATCCCTCGCCATCTACGGACAATGGCAGCCCCCGGGGATTATTCACAGCCATAGGCTCCTCATCTATTGGTTTAAAAACAGAGACATAATTCTGACCACATGAATCTAGCATGAAATAAGCACCCCCTGATCCCTCAGAAGACCTAATTGGTTGGTGACCCATCTCTATGCCGTCGAAAGTGCTACCAATCAGCTGCTTAACCACAGGTGATAGTGTGATCTTAGGGTTAACAATCAATGGTtccaaaataaaacttctcggcACGGTATTGAGTGGGACAACCTGAATACTCTCTTGTAGCTTCTCTACTGCATCAGCCCCACTCTCATCTGATGATGCTACAATCGAAACTTCAAAATCTTTTTGCACTGCTCTAGCCTGTACTTTAGCTGATTTACGCACCAGCAAGTGAAGAACTGCATCGTAGCTTTTACAAATATCATCTATCAGCCTCTTATCTTCTAATTCTTCACCATCAAATATTAGTTCCTGCTCCTTTAGATTGCAAAACCCCTTCCCCTTCTTTGCAATCTGCTGTTTCACATAACCAACATTTCTCTTTCTCTCCACATGGAACTCAAACTCCTGACCACACACTGTCCTAACAGTAATTGCTTGTAAATCAGACAGACGAAGAACCAAATGCAAAATGTTGCCATCAGCGACTCCATAGTCCCTCACACAGGAATTGTTCCGAGCCAACTCCTTGCCTTCAAAGACAAGCTTCTGCTTCTTCACAAAGAAACCTTTGTATGTCTGGATTCTTAATTTCACAGAAGCAATAGAGTCGGATTCCTTAACACGCAAGGGAATTACAGAACCACCCACGGTCAGAAAGATCAAGATTGAATCATTCGACCAGGAACCATGTTGGGCTGACAAACAGCCAGCTAAGTTCAAATTATCCTCGAACACAGGACTCAGAGCAACACTAGCAATAGACATTGTTCCTTACAAGGTAAGGACTTCTTTCCCCTACAAATCAAATTTTACTCATCAGAGTTAGGATATGATCAATAATTGCAAGCCATCATAATTGATTAACTAGttgaaaatcaaaagtcactaatatatttaaaaatgcTAAAACCTTAGAAACTCACAAGTTGCCGCTAAAATTAACAGCAGCAATTACAGATTTAAACAAATATGCTCTCAATAGCCAAAATTGGAGATAGAAAGAGCAGAGACATGGAATTGAAGATACTGCAGCAAAACCCTTAATGTTAACAGTAAACCAACACTAGAACTAAGGTCCAATTTCGAACCACCAAAGCAGACATCAGCTCACCAACTCTTGGCCATTTATCTCACACCACCATGATAACATCAACTATTTATTCATTTAAATCCATGAGAAggatttccttttcttcttctttttaatttattaatgaGGGTTTAAGATTTTCATTTTCGTTCTAGACTTGGACATTGAAACAGTGAAACAAGCACTAGTTAGTATGGCAGTATCATGAAGTTTGTATCAGTTTGTTTATCAAATTGCTGCTATTTCAACTTTTATACTCGAGAAGCACCGTTCTCTAACAAATCAACTGTTGATATAGAGTTTATTTTGCAGTCAACAAAAGCAGATCTAAAAGCTAACCATTTCAATTCTGATGGATGTTGAGATACTGATTTTATTGGCCTATGGTTCTTTTTATGAACCCCTGGCTACTATTTCATTACTCTTTGTTACTGG belongs to Nicotiana tabacum cultivar K326 chromosome 6, ASM71507v2, whole genome shotgun sequence and includes:
- the LOC107808988 gene encoding phosphatidylinositol 4-kinase gamma 3 isoform X2, translating into MSIASVALSPVFEDNLNLAGCLSAQHGSWSNDSILIFLTVGGSVIPLRVKESDSIASVKLRIQTYKGFFVKKQKLVFEGKELARNNSCVRDYGVADGNILHLVLRLSDLQAITVRTVCGQEFEFHVERKRNVGYVKQQIAKKGKGFCNLKEQELIFDGEELEDKRLIDDICKSYDAVLHLLVRKSAKVQARAVQKDFEVSIVASSDESGADAVEKLQESIQVVPLNTVPRSFILEPLIVNPKITLSPVVKQLIGSTFDGIEMGHQPIRSSEGSGGAYFMLDSCGQNYVSVFKPIDEEPMAVNNPRGLPLSVDGEGLKKGTRVGEGALREVAAYILDHPKSGPRSTCSDEKGFAGVPPTIMVKCLHTGFNYVEGCEYSSKRLKIGSLQMFMKNCGSCEDLGPRAFPVDDVHRISVLDIRLANADRHAGNILVQKDDKDGQLVLIPIDHGYCLPENVLT
- the LOC107808988 gene encoding phosphatidylinositol 4-kinase gamma 3 isoform X1, with protein sequence MSIASVALSPVFEDNLNLAGCLSAQHGSWSNDSILIFLTVGGSVIPLRVKESDSIASVKLRIQTYKGFFVKKQKLVFEGKELARNNSCVRDYGVADGNILHLVLRLSDLQAITVRTVCGQEFEFHVERKRNVGYVKQQIAKKGKGFCNLKEQELIFDGEELEDKRLIDDICKSYDAVLHLLVRKSAKVQARAVQKDFEVSIVASSDESGADAVEKLQESIQVVPLNTVPRSFILEPLIVNPKITLSPVVKQLIGSTFDGIEMGHQPIRSSEGSGGAYFMLDSCGQNYVSVFKPIDEEPMAVNNPRGLPLSVDGEGLKKGTRVGEGALREVAAYILDHPKSGPRSTCSDEKGFAGVPPTIMVKCLHTGFNYVEGCEYSSKRLKIGSLQMFMKNCGSCEDLGPRAFPVDDVHRISVLDIRLANADRHAGNILVQKDDKDGQLVLIPIDHGYCLPENFEDCTFDWLYWPQAQQPYSAETIAYINSLDTEKDIELLKFHGWTLSPACARVLRISTMLLKKGAKRGLTPFAIGRIMCRETLKKESVIEQIVEEAQEGVLPETSEAAFLQSVSMVMDRHLDDLIK